Part of the Halodesulfurarchaeum formicicum genome is shown below.
GAGGGCGGGACCGAACTCTTCCCGATCACGTACTTCGGCGAGGAGGCCTTCATGAACCAGTCCCCTCAGCTGTTCAAACAGCTCCTGGCGGCCTCCGGGCTGGAGCGGGTCTTCGAGATCGGCCCGATCTTCCGGGCGGAGGAACACAACACGCCCCGGCACCTGAACGAGGCGACGAGCATCGACTTCGAGAGTGCCTTCATCGACGCCGATGAGGCCATGGACGTGGCCGAGACCTTCGTGCGTTCGGTCTACGAGGCCGTCCAGGAGAACTGCCAGGACGAACTCGAAACCCTGGGCCTGGCCGACTCCTTTACGGTGCCCGAGGCCGGCTTCCCCCGGATCACCTACGAGGAGGCGATCCAGCGAGCCAACGCCGCCGGCGTCGTCGACGAACAACTCACCTGGGGCGATGACCTCCCGACCGAGGCCGAGAAAGCCCTCGGTGAGGAGATGGACCAGCACTACTTCATCACGAACTGGCCCGCCTCGGTCAAGCCCTTCTACATCAAAGACGAGGACGACGATCCGGAGGTCTCGACCGGCTTCGACCTGAATCACCCCCGGATGGAACTGGTCTCGGGCGGGCAGCGCGAACACCGCTACGAGGAACTCGTCGAGGGCTTCGAGGCCCAGGGCCTGGACCCGGCGGCCTTCGAGTACTACACCAAGATGTTCAAGTACGGCATGCCGCCCCACGCGGGCTGGGGGATGGGTGCCGAGCGGCTGCTCGTGACGATGCTCGATCTGGACAACATCCGCGAGGCCGTCATCTTCCCGCGGGACCGCTCGCGGCTCTCGCCGTAGTGGATGCCCGACCGGGCTGCGGCCACCGCGTTCGTCCCCGGCCACGTCACCGGCCTGTTCACGGTCGATCGGCGAGAAGCACCGGCTGAAACCGGGTCCCGCGGCGCAGGCCTGACCCTCGAAGCCGGCGTCGAGGTGACCTGCCAGCCGGCCGACCGGACGACCATCACGCTCGACGGAGCGCCGACCAGCGTCGAATCCGTCTCCCGGGTGCTCGACGCGCTAGGGGTCGAGGCAACCGTCGAAGTCAGTACGGACCTCCCCATCGGACGAGGCTTTGGGCTCTCCGGCGGGATGGCTCTGGGAACCGCACTCGCGGCGAACGAGGCGGCCGGGCTGGCCCACACGATGAACGAACTGGTCTCCGTCGCCCACGTGGCCGACGTCGAGGCGGGCACCGGACTGGGCGACGTCGTCGCGCAGGCCCGGGGTGGCATCGTCATCCGCGAGTCCCCAGGAGCGCCGCCCCACGGGGCCCTGGACGGAATTCCCGGCGGCGGCCGCGTGGAGTACCTCGCGCTCGGTGAACTCTCCACACCCGATGTCCTCACCGAGCACCCGGACGTGCTTACCCGGGCCGGAACCGCAGCCCTGGAGCGCCTCCAGGAACGGCCCACTCGATCGCAGTTCATGCAGTCCGCCCGCCAGTTCACCGCCGACGTGGGACTCGCCACGGCGCGGGTCGAGTCGATCCTCGCGGCCGTCGAGGAGACCGGCGGCGTGGGTTCGATGGCGATGCTCGGCGAGACCGTCTTCGGGTTTGGCACGGCACTCAGCGACGCCGGCTACGAGCCCCAGGTGACACGTGTCGATCCGGCCGGGGCCCGAATCG
Proteins encoded:
- a CDS encoding pantoate kinase produces the protein MPDRAAATAFVPGHVTGLFTVDRREAPAETGSRGAGLTLEAGVEVTCQPADRTTITLDGAPTSVESVSRVLDALGVEATVEVSTDLPIGRGFGLSGGMALGTALAANEAAGLAHTMNELVSVAHVADVEAGTGLGDVVAQARGGIVIRESPGAPPHGALDGIPGGGRVEYLALGELSTPDVLTEHPDVLTRAGTAALERLQERPTRSQFMQSARQFTADVGLATARVESILAAVEETGGVGSMAMLGETVFGFGTALSDAGYEPQVTRVDPAGARIE
- the aspS gene encoding aspartate--tRNA(Asn) ligase produces the protein MEDRTHAADAEPGMSVTVAGWVHEIRDLGGIAFLILRDRTGKIQIKFEKDELPDELVERALSVHRESVLSVTGEVFEEDRAPTGVEVVPSEIEVIAAADPELPLDPSGKVGADLSTRLDNRTLDLRRDEPRAIFEIRSEVLRAARETFRDLGSTEITTPKIVATGTEGGTELFPITYFGEEAFMNQSPQLFKQLLAASGLERVFEIGPIFRAEEHNTPRHLNEATSIDFESAFIDADEAMDVAETFVRSVYEAVQENCQDELETLGLADSFTVPEAGFPRITYEEAIQRANAAGVVDEQLTWGDDLPTEAEKALGEEMDQHYFITNWPASVKPFYIKDEDDDPEVSTGFDLNHPRMELVSGGQREHRYEELVEGFEAQGLDPAAFEYYTKMFKYGMPPHAGWGMGAERLLVTMLDLDNIREAVIFPRDRSRLSP